A window of Streptomyces armeniacus contains these coding sequences:
- a CDS encoding NAD(P)H-dependent glycerol-3-phosphate dehydrogenase: protein MTRAAVYGTGSWGTAFAMVLADAGCEVTVWGRRPELVDVLNTTRGNPDYLPGVELPPSVRATTDPAEAARGAEFTVLAVPSQTLRGNLERWAPLLHPGTVLVSLMKGVELGTAERMSEVIAEVTGAGPARVAVLSGPNLAKEIAARQPAASVVACRDEAVARRLQAACHTPYFRPYTNTDVVGCELGGAVKNVIALAVGIADGMGLGDNAKASLITRGLAETTRLGLEMGADAHTFAGLAGMGDLVATCSSPLSRNHTFGTNLGRGMTLEETIKVTRQTAEGVKSCQSVLDLARRHGVDMPITETVVGIVHQGTPPLVALKELMSRSAKAEGV from the coding sequence GTGACGCGAGCCGCCGTCTACGGCACCGGGTCCTGGGGCACCGCCTTCGCGATGGTGCTGGCGGACGCGGGCTGCGAGGTGACCGTATGGGGCCGCCGGCCGGAACTGGTCGACGTGCTCAACACCACCCGCGGCAACCCGGACTACCTGCCCGGCGTCGAACTCCCCCCGTCCGTACGGGCCACCACGGACCCCGCGGAGGCGGCGCGCGGCGCGGAGTTCACCGTGCTGGCCGTGCCCTCGCAGACGCTGCGCGGCAACCTCGAGCGGTGGGCGCCGCTGCTGCACCCCGGCACCGTGCTGGTGTCCCTCATGAAGGGTGTGGAGCTCGGCACCGCGGAGCGGATGAGCGAGGTCATCGCCGAGGTCACCGGCGCCGGACCGGCCCGGGTCGCGGTGCTCAGCGGCCCCAACCTGGCGAAGGAGATCGCCGCGCGGCAGCCCGCCGCCTCGGTCGTCGCCTGCCGGGACGAGGCGGTGGCGCGGCGGCTGCAGGCGGCCTGCCACACGCCGTACTTCCGCCCGTACACCAACACCGACGTCGTGGGCTGCGAGCTGGGCGGCGCCGTCAAGAACGTCATCGCGCTGGCCGTCGGCATCGCCGACGGCATGGGGCTCGGCGACAACGCGAAGGCGTCGCTGATCACCCGCGGGCTCGCCGAGACCACCCGGCTGGGGCTGGAGATGGGCGCCGACGCGCACACGTTCGCGGGGCTGGCGGGCATGGGCGACCTCGTCGCCACGTGCTCGTCGCCGCTGTCGCGGAACCACACGTTCGGTACGAACCTGGGCCGCGGCATGACGCTGGAGGAGACCATCAAGGTCACCCGGCAGACCGCGGAGGGCGTCAAGTCCTGCCAGTCCGTGCTGGACCTGGCGCGGCGGCACGGGGTGGACATGCCGATCACCGAAACGGTCGTGGGCATCGTGCACCAGGGCACGCCGCCGCTGGTCGCGCTCAAGGAGCTGATGTCGCGCAGCGCGAAGGCCGAGGGCGTCTGA
- a CDS encoding D-alanine--D-alanine ligase family protein: MSSHDHSHKPRVAVVFGGRSSEHAISVVTAGAVLRAIDREKYEVLPIGITSEGRWALTADEPERMAIEDRRLPNVAELADSDTGGVLLPLDPGSREVTVTEPGQVPKALGEVDVVFPVLHGPYGEDGTLQGLLELSGVPYVGAGVLSSAVGMDKEYMKRVFTSFGLPVGPYAVIRPREWRQDPAAVRKRIVDFAGDHGWPLFVKPSRAGSSMGITKVDGLAGLDEAIEEARRHDPKIIVESLLRGREIECGVLEFEDGPRASVPAEIPPVSAHDFYDFEAKYIDSANGIVPAPLTEEQTARVRELAVRAFDAVSGEGLARADFFLCEDGEFVINEINTMPGFTPISMYPRMWEETGIGYAELVDRLIQAALRRETGLR; this comes from the coding sequence ATGAGCAGCCACGACCACAGCCACAAGCCCCGCGTCGCCGTCGTCTTCGGCGGCCGCAGCTCCGAACACGCGATCTCCGTGGTGACGGCGGGCGCCGTGCTGCGGGCCATCGACCGGGAGAAGTACGAGGTGCTGCCGATCGGCATCACCTCGGAGGGCCGTTGGGCGCTGACGGCCGACGAGCCCGAGCGCATGGCCATCGAGGACCGCAGACTCCCGAACGTGGCGGAGCTCGCCGACTCCGACACCGGCGGCGTGCTGCTGCCGCTCGACCCGGGCAGCCGTGAGGTGACCGTCACCGAGCCCGGCCAGGTGCCCAAGGCGCTGGGCGAGGTCGACGTCGTCTTCCCGGTGCTGCACGGCCCGTACGGCGAGGACGGCACGCTGCAGGGCCTGCTGGAGCTGTCGGGGGTGCCGTACGTCGGCGCGGGCGTGCTGTCGTCGGCTGTCGGCATGGACAAGGAGTACATGAAGCGGGTGTTCACGTCGTTCGGGCTGCCCGTCGGGCCGTACGCCGTGATCCGCCCCCGCGAGTGGCGGCAGGACCCGGCCGCGGTGCGGAAGCGGATCGTCGACTTCGCCGGCGACCACGGGTGGCCGCTCTTCGTGAAGCCGTCCCGCGCGGGCTCGTCCATGGGCATCACCAAGGTCGACGGGCTCGCCGGGCTGGACGAGGCGATCGAGGAGGCCCGGCGCCACGACCCGAAGATCATCGTGGAGTCGCTGCTGCGCGGGCGCGAGATCGAGTGCGGTGTGCTGGAGTTCGAGGACGGGCCGCGCGCGAGCGTGCCGGCCGAGATCCCGCCCGTATCCGCGCACGACTTCTACGACTTCGAGGCGAAGTACATCGACTCGGCCAACGGCATCGTGCCCGCCCCGCTCACCGAGGAGCAGACCGCACGCGTACGGGAGCTGGCCGTGCGCGCCTTCGACGCGGTGTCCGGCGAAGGGCTCGCGCGTGCGGACTTCTTCCTGTGCGAGGACGGCGAGTTCGTCATCAACGAGATCAACACGATGCCCGGCTTCACCCCCATCTCGATGTACCCGCGGATGTGGGAGGAGACCGGCATCGGCTACGCGGAGCTGGTCGACCGGCTGATCCAGGCGGCGCTGCGCCGCGAGACGGGTCTGCGCTAG
- a CDS encoding DUF3515 domain-containing protein, with translation MSPARRRAARRLFPLPLALATVIAIAGCSSSDGGAGPAVPSPSGKAAAACRTLHGELPERVNGQDRTELEPASEYTAAWGDPTIELRCGVPRPEVLTPGSEHYNPTSDAAEVNGVSWLIEQRDGGYRFTTTDRAALFLEVTVPDAYAPEVGALTDLAKAVRSALPAGTPPAPKGG, from the coding sequence GTGAGTCCAGCACGTCGCCGCGCCGCTCGCCGGCTGTTCCCTCTTCCGCTCGCCCTCGCCACGGTGATCGCGATCGCGGGCTGTTCGTCCTCGGACGGCGGCGCGGGCCCGGCGGTCCCCAGTCCATCCGGGAAGGCCGCCGCGGCCTGCCGGACCCTGCACGGGGAACTGCCCGAGCGCGTGAACGGGCAGGACCGTACGGAGCTCGAGCCCGCGTCGGAATACACCGCCGCGTGGGGCGATCCCACCATCGAACTGCGCTGCGGAGTGCCGCGGCCCGAGGTGCTCACGCCCGGGAGTGAACATTACAACCCCACGTCTGACGCGGCGGAAGTGAATGGCGTCTCCTGGCTGATCGAACAGCGGGACGGGGGCTACCGGTTCACCACCACGGACCGCGCCGCGCTCTTCCTGGAGGTGACGGTCCCCGACGCGTACGCCCCGGAGGTCGGCGCCCTCACCGACCTCGCGAAGGCCGTACGGAGCGCCCTGCCGGCGGGGACACCACCGGCGCCCAAGGGCGGCTGA
- a CDS encoding Lrp/AsnC family transcriptional regulator yields the protein MVQAYILIQTEVGKASTVAEVIAKIPGVMQAEDVTGPYDVIVRAQADTVDELGRLVVAKVQQVDGITRTLTCPVVHL from the coding sequence GTGGTACAGGCGTACATCCTGATCCAGACCGAGGTCGGCAAGGCGTCGACCGTCGCAGAAGTCATCGCCAAGATCCCGGGAGTGATGCAGGCAGAGGACGTGACCGGGCCGTACGACGTGATCGTGCGCGCCCAGGCCGACACCGTTGACGAGCTCGGCCGCCTGGTCGTCGCCAAAGTCCAGCAAGTGGACGGCATCACCCGCACCCTGACCTGCCCTGTGGTCCATCTGTAG
- a CDS encoding thiamine-phosphate kinase, with translation MLSSSGGHSHTPSTVGELGEFGLIRELTARLTTTSAVRIGPGDDAAVVSAPDRRVVASTDILVEGRHFRRDWSTAYDVGRKAAAQNMADIAAMGAVPTALLLGLVVPAELPVNWPSELMDGIRDEARVAAAAVVGGDVVRGETITVAITALGDMRNQDPVTRAGARPGDVVAVTGWLGWSAAGHTVLSRGFRSPRAFVEAHRRPEPPYHAGPAAAALGATAMTDVSDGLIADLGHIAECSKVRIDIRSAELDVPAQMYDIGQAVGVDPLHWVLAGGEDHAIVATFPADQKLPARWRTIGEVLAPSALPHVTVDGAAWDKAGGWNHFKDA, from the coding sequence ATGCTGAGTTCTTCCGGGGGACACTCCCACACCCCCAGCACCGTAGGGGAGTTGGGGGAGTTCGGTCTCATCCGGGAGCTGACCGCCCGGCTCACCACCACGTCCGCGGTACGCATCGGTCCCGGTGATGACGCGGCGGTGGTGAGCGCGCCCGACCGCCGGGTCGTCGCCAGCACGGACATCCTCGTCGAGGGGCGGCACTTCCGGCGCGACTGGTCCACCGCGTACGACGTCGGACGGAAGGCCGCCGCGCAGAACATGGCGGACATCGCCGCCATGGGCGCGGTGCCCACGGCGCTGCTGCTCGGCCTCGTCGTGCCGGCCGAACTCCCCGTGAACTGGCCCTCGGAGCTGATGGACGGCATCCGCGACGAGGCGCGCGTTGCCGCCGCGGCGGTGGTCGGCGGCGACGTCGTACGCGGCGAGACGATCACCGTCGCGATCACCGCGCTCGGCGACATGCGCAACCAGGACCCGGTCACGCGCGCCGGCGCGCGCCCGGGCGACGTCGTCGCCGTCACCGGCTGGCTCGGCTGGTCCGCCGCCGGTCACACGGTGCTGTCGCGCGGCTTCCGTTCCCCGCGCGCGTTTGTGGAGGCGCACCGGCGGCCCGAACCGCCGTACCACGCGGGGCCCGCGGCGGCCGCGCTCGGCGCGACGGCGATGACGGACGTCAGCGACGGCCTCATCGCCGACCTCGGGCACATCGCCGAGTGCAGCAAGGTGCGTATCGACATCCGCTCGGCCGAACTCGACGTGCCCGCCCAGATGTACGACATCGGCCAGGCCGTCGGCGTGGACCCGCTGCACTGGGTGCTGGCGGGCGGGGAGGACCACGCGATCGTGGCCACGTTCCCGGCCGACCAGAAGCTCCCGGCGCGCTGGCGCACGATCGGCGAGGTGCTGGCGCCGTCCGCGCTGCCGCACGTGACGGTGGACGGCGCGGCGTGGGACAAGGCGGGGGGCTGGAACCACTTCAAGGACGCGTGA
- the thiD gene encoding bifunctional hydroxymethylpyrimidine kinase/phosphomethylpyrimidine kinase produces MPTPPRVLTVAGSDSGGGAGIQADLKTMLALGTHGMSVLTAVTAQNSLGVQGAWELPVEAVRAQYRSVVDDIGTQAVKTGMLSSAVLVETVAELLAGTPVPTVVDPVGVSKHGDPLLAADALDAVRGRLLPAATVATPNLDEVAQLTGVRVREEAELRQAAEAVLAYGPRWVLIKGGHLPGDAVDLLTDGTEEHWLRAPRHDNRHTHGTGCTLAAAVAAELAHGRPVPEAVAAAKEYVTGAIAAGFPLGAGIGPVGHGWRLRRG; encoded by the coding sequence ATGCCCACACCACCACGCGTGCTGACCGTCGCCGGCTCCGACTCAGGCGGCGGCGCGGGCATCCAGGCCGACCTCAAGACGATGCTCGCGCTCGGCACGCACGGCATGAGCGTGCTCACGGCGGTCACCGCGCAGAACTCCCTCGGCGTGCAGGGCGCCTGGGAGCTGCCCGTGGAGGCCGTACGGGCGCAGTACCGCAGCGTCGTCGACGACATCGGCACGCAGGCGGTCAAGACCGGAATGCTCTCTTCGGCCGTCCTGGTCGAGACGGTCGCGGAGCTGCTGGCAGGGACGCCGGTGCCCACCGTGGTCGACCCCGTGGGCGTCTCCAAGCACGGCGACCCGCTGCTCGCCGCGGACGCGCTGGACGCCGTACGCGGCCGGCTGCTGCCCGCGGCCACCGTGGCCACGCCCAACCTCGACGAGGTGGCCCAGCTCACCGGCGTACGCGTACGGGAGGAGGCGGAGCTGCGGCAGGCGGCCGAGGCGGTCCTCGCGTACGGGCCGCGCTGGGTCCTGATCAAGGGCGGCCACCTCCCGGGCGACGCCGTGGACCTGCTCACGGACGGCACCGAGGAGCACTGGCTGCGCGCACCCCGGCACGACAACCGGCACACGCACGGCACTGGCTGCACGCTGGCCGCCGCCGTCGCGGCGGAGCTCGCGCACGGGCGGCCGGTGCCGGAGGCGGTCGCGGCGGCGAAGGAGTACGTGACGGGGGCCATCGCGGCGGGCTTCCCGCTGGGCGCGGGGATCGGCCCGGTCGGTCACGGCTGGCGGCTGCGGCGCGGCTGA
- the rpmB gene encoding 50S ribosomal protein L28, translating to MAANCDVCGKGPGFGNSISHSHRRTPRRWNPNIQRVRAVVGGTPKRLNACTSCIKAGKVSR from the coding sequence GTGGCTGCCAACTGCGACGTCTGCGGCAAGGGGCCGGGCTTCGGCAACAGCATTTCCCACTCGCACCGCCGCACCCCGCGCCGCTGGAACCCGAACATCCAGCGCGTCCGTGCCGTGGTCGGCGGGACGCCGAAGCGGCTCAACGCCTGCACCTCGTGCATCAAGGCCGGCAAGGTCTCGCGCTGA
- a CDS encoding DAK2 domain-containing protein codes for MPQPLDPAAVRNWCALALDALARGRAEIDTINVFPVADGDTGTNMYRTVEAAARALDGLAGDRTSAHRTTLVGATTGDVLRAMSRGALLGACGNSGTILAQLLRGMAEAYGTAAAAQGQAEAELLRRALRRAADSAYEAVAHPVEGTMLTVATAAADAAERTDGDAAAVARAAYAGAGEALAATTGQLAVLARAGVVDAGGRGLVAVLGALYAALAAEPGAVRDAVPGAVRDVEPEREPHTVREPGAAPAPGPATAPAPAPAAPADEAGPGGELAAHAPSFEVMYLLDAEDDAVRGLRATLDALGDSLVVIGGDGLWNVHVHVDDAGAAVEAGVEAGRPHRIRVNHLATGAATAEDHGPAPGTTGTDAACPASARRAVVAVVAGDGLAGLCTEAGATVVRSAGEPGDVGEDALADAVLRAHVPEAVLLPNDPELQHTAARAAERVRAAGVRTAVIPTRAAVQGLAALAVHEPERSFDEDVVAMTSAAGATRYGEVTVAECRSWTTAGVCQAGDVLGLVDGDVAVIGDDVGRIAADVLERMLAAGGELVTLVLGAQAPEGLAEHLQERVRSGHLAVDTVVYDGHQQPVRLLIGVE; via the coding sequence GTGCCGCAACCGCTCGACCCTGCCGCGGTGCGGAACTGGTGCGCGCTGGCGCTGGACGCGCTCGCCCGGGGACGTGCGGAGATCGACACGATCAACGTCTTCCCCGTCGCGGACGGGGACACCGGCACCAACATGTACCGCACGGTCGAGGCCGCCGCCCGCGCTCTCGACGGCCTGGCGGGCGACCGTACGAGCGCGCACCGTACGACGCTGGTCGGCGCGACCACCGGTGATGTCCTGCGCGCCATGTCGCGCGGCGCGCTGCTCGGCGCCTGCGGCAACTCCGGCACGATCCTGGCGCAGCTCCTCCGCGGCATGGCCGAGGCCTACGGCACGGCCGCCGCAGCCCAGGGGCAGGCGGAAGCGGAACTGCTGCGGCGGGCGCTGCGCCGGGCCGCGGACTCGGCGTACGAGGCCGTGGCGCACCCCGTGGAGGGCACGATGCTGACCGTCGCGACGGCGGCGGCCGACGCCGCGGAACGCACCGACGGCGACGCGGCCGCCGTGGCGCGCGCCGCCTACGCGGGGGCGGGCGAGGCGCTGGCGGCGACGACCGGCCAGCTCGCCGTGCTCGCGCGCGCGGGCGTCGTGGACGCGGGCGGCCGCGGCCTGGTCGCGGTGCTCGGCGCGCTGTACGCGGCGCTCGCGGCGGAGCCGGGCGCCGTACGGGATGCCGTACCGGGCGCCGTACGGGACGTGGAGCCGGAACGCGAGCCGCACACCGTACGCGAGCCGGGCGCGGCACCCGCCCCCGGACCGGCCACCGCACCGGCGCCCGCGCCCGCCGCCCCGGCGGACGAGGCGGGTCCGGGTGGTGAACTGGCCGCGCACGCCCCCTCGTTCGAGGTGATGTACCTCCTCGATGCCGAAGACGACGCCGTACGCGGCCTCCGCGCCACGCTCGACGCGCTCGGCGACTCGCTGGTCGTCATCGGCGGCGACGGCCTCTGGAACGTCCACGTCCACGTCGACGACGCGGGCGCCGCCGTCGAGGCGGGCGTCGAAGCGGGCCGCCCGCACCGTATCCGCGTCAACCACCTCGCCACCGGCGCCGCCACGGCCGAGGACCACGGCCCCGCACCCGGCACCACCGGAACCGACGCCGCCTGCCCCGCGAGCGCCCGCCGCGCCGTCGTGGCGGTCGTCGCGGGCGACGGCCTCGCGGGCCTCTGCACGGAGGCGGGCGCGACCGTCGTACGGTCCGCGGGCGAGCCCGGCGACGTCGGCGAGGACGCCCTCGCCGACGCGGTGCTGCGGGCGCACGTGCCCGAGGCCGTCCTGCTGCCGAACGATCCCGAGCTCCAGCACACCGCCGCCCGCGCCGCCGAACGGGTGCGTGCCGCCGGGGTGCGTACCGCAGTGATCCCCACCCGCGCCGCCGTACAGGGCCTGGCCGCCCTCGCCGTACACGAGCCGGAGCGCAGCTTCGACGAGGACGTCGTCGCCATGACCTCCGCCGCGGGCGCCACCCGCTACGGCGAGGTGACCGTCGCCGAGTGCCGGTCGTGGACGACCGCGGGCGTGTGCCAGGCGGGCGACGTGCTGGGTCTGGTGGACGGCGACGTGGCGGTCATCGGCGACGACGTCGGCCGGATAGCCGCCGACGTGCTGGAACGGATGCTGGCGGCGGGTGGCGAACTGGTCACGCTGGTGTTGGGCGCGCAGGCGCCCGAGGGACTGGCCGAGCACCTCCAGGAGCGCGTACGGAGCGGCCACCTGGCCGTGGACACGGTGGTCTACGACGGCCACCAGCAGCCGGTCCGCCTGCTGATCGGCGTCGAGTAG
- the recG gene encoding ATP-dependent DNA helicase RecG, whose translation MVCNGDVPSLDEPLKKVLGGNTAKVMAEHLDLHTVGDLLHHYPRRYAERGELTRLADLPLDEHVTVVARIADARVHTFNRGRGQRLEVTLTDGSGRLQLVFFGRGVHGNKAKLLPGRRGMFAGKVGVFNRKLQLAHPEYKLLDDDTGQETVEKFANELLPLYPACKQLESWNIEQAVDTVLTSMEATGWSGLTDPLPPSMREQRGLVPLPDALLKVHRPRTKADIAAARDRLKWDEAFVLQVALARRRAAEAELPAVARRPVADGLLDAFDARLPFTLTDGQQRVTQEVFADLGTEHPMHRLLQGEVGSGKTLVALRAMLAVVDAGGQAALLAPTEVLAQQHHRSVTGLMGDLAEGGLLGGAEHGTKVVLLTGSMGAAARRQALLDLATGEAGIVIGTHALIEDKVQFHDLGLVVVDEQHRFGVEQRDALRSKGKQPPHLLVMTATPIPRTVAMTVFGDLETSVLDQLPAGRSPIASHVVPAADKPHFLARTWERVREEAEAGHQAYVVCPRIGDEDEPGAGGAAAGGADPEAAGADGGQDPDKRPPLAVLDLARELAGGPLGTLRVEPLHGRMAPEAKEEVMRRFAAGEVDVLVATTVIEVGVDVPNATVMVIMDADRFGVSQLHQLRGRVGRGAAAGLCLLVTEMPEAAAARARLEAVAGTLDGFELSRIDLEQRREGDVLGQAQSGVRSSLRMLSVIDDEDVIAAARREATAIVADDPGLTHAPELRTALDALVDKEREEYLDKG comes from the coding sequence ATGGTGTGCAATGGGGACGTGCCCTCGCTCGACGAACCACTGAAGAAAGTCCTCGGCGGAAACACCGCGAAGGTGATGGCCGAGCATCTCGATCTGCACACGGTCGGCGACCTGCTGCACCACTACCCGCGGCGGTACGCCGAGCGCGGTGAGCTGACGCGCCTGGCCGACCTCCCGCTGGACGAGCACGTCACCGTGGTGGCGCGGATCGCGGACGCCCGCGTGCACACGTTCAACCGGGGCCGGGGCCAGCGCCTCGAGGTGACCCTGACCGACGGCAGCGGCCGGCTCCAGCTGGTCTTCTTCGGCCGCGGTGTCCACGGCAACAAGGCCAAGCTGCTGCCGGGCAGGCGCGGCATGTTCGCGGGCAAGGTCGGTGTGTTCAACCGGAAGCTCCAGCTCGCGCACCCCGAGTACAAACTGCTCGACGACGACACCGGCCAGGAGACCGTAGAGAAGTTCGCGAACGAGCTGCTGCCGCTCTACCCCGCCTGCAAGCAGCTGGAGTCCTGGAACATCGAGCAGGCCGTCGACACCGTCCTCACCTCCATGGAGGCCACCGGCTGGAGCGGGCTGACCGACCCGCTGCCGCCGTCCATGCGGGAGCAGCGCGGGCTGGTGCCGCTCCCGGACGCGCTGCTCAAGGTGCACCGGCCGCGTACGAAGGCGGACATCGCCGCCGCCCGCGACCGGCTGAAGTGGGACGAGGCGTTCGTGCTGCAGGTCGCGCTGGCCCGCCGGCGCGCCGCCGAGGCCGAACTGCCCGCCGTGGCGCGGAGACCGGTCGCGGACGGGCTGCTGGACGCGTTCGACGCGCGGCTGCCGTTCACGCTGACCGACGGCCAACAGCGCGTCACCCAGGAGGTGTTCGCCGACCTCGGCACCGAACACCCCATGCACCGGCTGCTCCAGGGCGAGGTCGGCTCCGGCAAGACGCTCGTCGCGCTGCGCGCGATGCTCGCCGTCGTCGACGCGGGCGGCCAGGCCGCGCTGCTGGCGCCCACCGAGGTGCTGGCCCAGCAGCACCACCGGTCGGTCACCGGGCTGATGGGGGACCTGGCCGAGGGCGGGCTGCTGGGCGGTGCCGAGCACGGTACGAAAGTGGTGCTGCTCACCGGCTCGATGGGCGCCGCCGCCCGCCGCCAGGCGCTGCTGGACCTGGCGACCGGCGAGGCCGGAATCGTCATCGGCACGCACGCGCTGATCGAGGACAAGGTGCAGTTCCACGATCTGGGGCTGGTCGTGGTGGACGAGCAGCACCGGTTCGGCGTGGAGCAGCGCGACGCGCTGCGCTCGAAGGGCAAGCAGCCGCCGCACCTGCTGGTGATGACGGCGACGCCGATCCCGCGCACCGTCGCCATGACCGTCTTCGGCGACCTCGAGACGTCCGTGCTCGACCAACTCCCCGCGGGCCGTTCGCCGATCGCCAGCCACGTGGTGCCGGCCGCGGACAAGCCGCACTTCCTCGCGCGTACGTGGGAGCGCGTACGGGAGGAGGCGGAGGCCGGCCACCAGGCGTACGTGGTGTGCCCGCGCATCGGCGACGAGGACGAGCCCGGCGCGGGCGGAGCGGCGGCGGGCGGCGCGGATCCGGAGGCCGCCGGCGCTGACGGCGGGCAGGACCCGGACAAGCGCCCGCCGCTCGCCGTCCTGGACCTTGCGCGGGAGCTGGCCGGCGGCCCGCTCGGCACCCTCCGCGTCGAGCCGCTGCACGGCCGTATGGCGCCGGAGGCGAAGGAAGAGGTGATGCGCCGCTTCGCCGCGGGCGAGGTGGACGTGCTGGTCGCCACGACCGTGATCGAGGTCGGCGTCGACGTACCCAACGCCACCGTCATGGTGATCATGGACGCCGACCGCTTCGGCGTCTCCCAGCTGCACCAGCTGCGCGGCCGCGTCGGCCGGGGCGCGGCGGCCGGGCTCTGCCTGCTGGTCACCGAGATGCCGGAGGCCGCGGCGGCGAGGGCCCGGCTGGAGGCCGTGGCCGGGACGCTGGACGGCTTCGAGCTGTCCCGTATCGACCTGGAGCAGCGCCGCGAGGGCGACGTGCTCGGGCAGGCGCAGTCCGGTGTCCGCTCGTCGCTGCGCATGCTGTCCGTCATCGACGACGAGGACGTGATCGCCGCCGCGCGCCGCGAGGCCACCGCGATCGTCGCCGACGACCCGGGGCTCACGCACGCCCCGGAGCTGCGTACGGCGCTGGACGCGCTGGTGGACAAGGAGCGCGAGGAGTATCTGGACAAGGGCTGA
- the rsmD gene encoding 16S rRNA (guanine(966)-N(2))-methyltransferase RsmD, which yields MTRVIAGAAGGRRLAVPPGTGTRPTSDRAREGLFSSWESQLGGAGGWRGLRVLDLYGGSGAVGLEALSRGAAHVLLVEADARAARVIRENVRALGLPGAEVRTARAAQTVRGPAPEEPYDLVFLDPPYEVPDDEVREILITLRSEGWLSPSALATVERSTRRGEFRWPQGFEGLRSRRYGEGTLWYGRAVVREVTPES from the coding sequence ATGACCCGCGTGATCGCCGGTGCGGCCGGCGGACGACGGCTGGCGGTGCCGCCGGGCACCGGCACCCGGCCCACCTCGGACCGCGCCCGCGAAGGGCTGTTCTCCAGCTGGGAGTCGCAGCTGGGCGGCGCGGGCGGCTGGCGAGGGCTGCGCGTCCTGGACCTGTACGGCGGCTCCGGCGCGGTCGGCCTGGAGGCGCTGTCGCGGGGCGCGGCCCACGTCCTGCTGGTCGAGGCCGACGCCCGAGCCGCCCGGGTCATCCGGGAGAACGTCCGCGCGCTCGGCCTGCCCGGAGCCGAGGTGCGTACGGCCCGCGCGGCGCAGACGGTGCGCGGACCGGCCCCGGAGGAGCCGTACGACCTGGTGTTTCTCGATCCGCCGTACGAAGTGCCGGACGACGAGGTCCGGGAGATCCTGATCACACTCCGCTCGGAGGGGTGGTTGTCCCCCTCCGCACTCGCCACCGTGGAGCGCAGCACCAGACGGGGCGAATTCCGCTGGCCGCAGGGCTTCGAGGGGCTCCGGTCCCGTCGGTACGGGGAGGGCACGCTTTGGTACGGTCGCGCGGTCGTACGGGAAGTTACTCCCGAGTCATGA
- the coaD gene encoding pantetheine-phosphate adenylyltransferase, whose protein sequence is MRRAVCPGSFDPITNGHLDIIGRASKLYDEVWVAVMINKSKQGLFTVDERIDLIREVTAAYGNVHVEAFHGLLVDFCKQRDIPAIVKGLRAVSDFDYELQMAQMNIGLSGVETLFVPTNPTYSFLSSSLVKEVAAWGGDVSHLVPPPVLDELAKRLAKS, encoded by the coding sequence GTGCGTCGCGCGGTCTGTCCGGGATCCTTCGACCCCATCACCAATGGCCATCTCGACATCATCGGCCGTGCCTCCAAGCTCTACGACGAGGTCTGGGTCGCCGTGATGATCAACAAGTCCAAGCAGGGGCTCTTCACGGTCGACGAGCGCATCGACTTGATCCGCGAGGTCACCGCGGCGTACGGGAACGTGCACGTCGAGGCGTTCCACGGGCTCCTCGTGGACTTCTGCAAGCAGCGCGACATCCCCGCGATCGTCAAGGGACTGCGCGCCGTCAGCGACTTCGACTACGAGCTGCAGATGGCCCAGATGAACATCGGCCTCTCCGGCGTCGAGACGCTCTTCGTGCCCACCAACCCCACGTACTCCTTCCTCTCCTCCAGCCTGGTCAAGGAGGTCGCCGCCTGGGGCGGCGACGTCTCCCACCTCGTGCCGCCGCCCGTCCTCGACGAACTCGCCAAGCGGCTCGCCAAGTCCTGA